The following proteins are encoded in a genomic region of Oncorhynchus kisutch isolate 150728-3 linkage group LG18, Okis_V2, whole genome shotgun sequence:
- the LOC109875741 gene encoding general transcription factor II-I repeat domain-containing protein 2-like: protein MAYKVSESGVSVNKLSFLDKWEAEYLFTYVKDKPVCLVCGVNVAVSKEYNIRRHYETKHHGKYKDLDMTQRSQKVEEMKISLVSQQNMFKKATSQSEAAVKASYIVAAEIAKSARPFNEGEFMKKCMMKVCDLVCPEKKQAFSNVSLSRNTVADRTCDLATNLYDQLMEKGKDFVAFSLAVDESCDASDTAQLSVFIRGVDSNLCVTEELLGFKSMHGTTTGKEIFEEVSKCVTEIKLPWDKLVGLTTDGAPAMCGKKSGLVGMVREKMREENCAGELTVYHCIIHQEALCAKALKMEHVMTTVTQVVNFIRAKGLNHRQFKSVLEECGSEYADVPYHTEVRWLSRGKVLNRCFELHEEICQFLETKGKDTAELREQKFLCELAFLCDISSHLDALNLQLQGRGRIITDMYAAVRAFKTKLCLWENQMLQGNPCHFPCCQSIKAQISTAVFPCAQFAEKLSVLAAEFSRRFADFDAQKCKFELLSNPFAVDVENAPTNIQMELIELQCNDTLKSKYDAVGAAQFPRFIPDTMPQLRTQAAQMLSMFGSTYLCEQLFSSMKMTKTTHRRRLTDEHLRSILRISSAQSLSPDIDELASKKRCQVSGLGTSD from the exons ATGGCATACAAAGTGTCGGAATCAGGAGTGTCAGTCAACAAGCT AAGCTTTCTGGACAAGTGGGAGGCAGAATATCTGTTTACATATGTAAAAGACAAacctgtttgtcttgtttgtggaGTCAACGTGGCTGTAAGTAAGGAGTACAACATTAGACGACACTATGAAACGAAACACCATGGCAAATACAAGGACCTGGACATGACTCAAAGGagccagaaagtagaggagatgaaaataagtttggtttcacaacagaatatgtttaaaaaagcCACATCACAAAGCGAGGCTGCTGTAAAGGCTAGTTATATAGTGGCAGCAGAGATCGCAAAATCAGCCCGGCCCTTTAATGAGGGAGAGTTCATGAAAAAGTGCATGATGAAGGTTTGTGACCTCGTATGCCCAGAGAAAAAACAAGCATTTTCAAACGTGAGCCTGAGCAGGAACACAGTAGCTGATCGCACATGTGATCTTGCCACCAATCTGTATGACCAGCTGATGGAAAAGGGAAAAGATTTTGTTGCGTTCTCCCTCGCTGTGGATGAGAGCTGCGACGCATCTGATACTGCTCAGCTGTCAGTCTTCATCCGTGGAGTGGACTCAAATCTGTGTGTTACGGAGGAGCTATTAGGATTCAAATCAATGCATGGcacaaccacaggaaaggaaatctTTGAGGAGGTTTCCAAATGTGTAACTGAAATAAAGCTGCCGTGGGATAAACTCGTTGGATTAACGACAGATGGTGCGCCAGCGATGTGCGGTAAAAAGAGTGGACTGGTGGGCATGGTTCGGGAGAAGATGCGGGAAGAGAACTGTGCAGGTGAGCTAACTGTTTACCACTGCATCATACATCAGGAAGCACTGTGTGCCAAAGCCCTAAAGATGGAACATGTTatgaccacagtaacacaggtagTTAACTTTATAAGAGCCAAAGGTCTAAATCATCGCCAGTTTAAATCTGTTCTGGAGGAGTGTGGTTCGGAATACGCAGACGTGCCGTATCACACAGAGGTGAGATGGCTAAGCAGAGGAAAAGTACTGAACAGATGTTTCGAGCTGCATGAGGAAATATGTCAATTCctggaaaccaaagggaaggATACAGCAGAGCTCCGGGAGCAAAAGTTCCTGTGTGAGCTGGCCTTTCTCTGTGACATCTCGAGCCATCTCGATGCGCTGAACCTGCAGCTTCAGGGGCGGGGGCGCATCATCACAGACATGTACGCTGCAGTGAGGGCCTTCAAAACTAAACTGTGCCTGTGGGAGAATCAGATGCTGCAAGGAAACCCTTGCCATTTTCCCTGCTGCCAATCCATAAAAGCGCAGATCTCTACCGCCGTGTTCCCATGCGCACAGTTTGCTGAAAAACTCAGTGTTCTCGCCGCTGAGTTTAGCCGGCGATTTGCCGACTTCGATGCCCAGAAATGCAAGTTTGAACTGCTTAGTAATCCCTTCGCAGTTGATGTGGAAAATGCACCAACCAACATCCAAATGGAGCTGATTGAACTCCAGTGCAACGACACGCTGAAGTCAAAGTATGATGCTGTGGGCGCCGCACAGTTTCCACGGTTCATCCCTGACACAATGCCTCAGCTCCGCACCCAAGCTGCTCAGATGCTCTCCATGTTCGGCAGCACTTATCTATGCGAGCAACTTTTCTCCTCGATGAAGATGACCAAAACAACTCACAGGAGACGTCTGACTGATGAACATCTTCGCTCGATACTGAGGATTTCTTCAGCTCAGAGCTTGAGCCCAGACATTGATGAACTAGCATCCAAGAAGAGATGCCAGGTATCTGGCTTGGGCACATCAGATTAG